A stretch of the Opisthocomus hoazin isolate bOpiHoa1 chromosome 2, bOpiHoa1.hap1, whole genome shotgun sequence genome encodes the following:
- the KLHL32 gene encoding kelch-like protein 32 isoform X6, whose amino-acid sequence MVYDPKQNKWLSRSPMLQRRVYHSMAAVQRKLYVLGGNDLDYNNDRILVRHIDSYSIDADQWTRCSFNMLTGQNESGVAVHNGRIYLVGGYSIWTNEPLACIQVLDVSKEGKEEVFYGPTLPFASNGIAACFLPAPYFTCPNLQTLQVPHHRIGTM is encoded by the exons AATAAGTGGTTAAGCCGTAGCCCAATGCTGCAGAGGAGAGTGTATCACTCCATGGCTGCCGTCCAAAGGAAACTTTACGTGTTAGGTGGGAATGATCTGGACTACAACAATGATCGGATCCTGGTTCGGCACATAGACTCCTACAGCATAGATGCCGACCAATGGACGCGTTGCAGCTTCAACATGTTGACAG gTCAAAATGAGTCTGGAGTTGCTGTCCACAATGGTAGAATATATTTGGTTGGCGGCTATTCGATTTGGACAAATGAGCCTTTGGCATGTATCCAG GTGCTGGATGTTagcaaggaagggaaggaagaagtgtTCTATGGGCCCACGCTCCCCTTCGCTTCCAACGGAATCGCAGCGTGCTTTCTTCCAGCTCCTTACTTCACGTGCCCCAACCTTCAGACTCTGCAAGTGCCTCACCACAGGATCGGCACAATGTGA